A window of Daucus carota subsp. sativus chromosome 2, DH1 v3.0, whole genome shotgun sequence genomic DNA:
TGTTTGTTGTTTATGGTTAGCAGCAACAAGGAAGGAAGTAGTAATAATTATGGTTGtacattcttgattttgaagcaTCTAATTTGGTGAGAtttcaatcatattttattccATTCTTAGTCCATACTCCTTCTAAATTAATTGCTGTCAATGCAATACTCATCTCTTACATTTTCACTATAAATCACACACATACCCTTTGCCCTTTCATTTCAATAAGCTCTGTTATTAGTTCTTGTCTCTCATCTTTTGCATTGGTCTGtgtcttttaatattaaatttctcATCTTTTGTTGTTTGCTATTGTTGCTTTGATTTATGTGGGattgttttgattttctttttcttgtcaTCTAATTGGTTTGTCTTGTGATTGCTAGCTTGCTATACAGTCATCTCATCAATGCCTTCCAATAATGCTTCCAATGGTAGTCCGCATACTACTAAACCAGCTCCAACTCCATCACCTCTTCGTGCCTCGAAATTTTTTCAGGTATATATATGCTTCTTAGGAAGtcattttttcatatcatcatcaCCCCTTTTGTTTCGGTGTGCTTGTTATCTGGATGAAATGCAATACTTTGTTTATTGGGTTGATTTTCATGTTGAATAAACCAGAACTTGCTTGCTTAGATTAGGAAATCAGGGCCATCTTTTTTCCACTATCTCTTTAGATATGATCCATAAGCTTACCTACATTTCGAGACTATTAAATTTACCTTAGCGTTACATCCTATGTCATTCTTCTTATTGCTTTTAAATTAACAGATAAAAAGTCTTGCGTGAAGCTGCTAAACTTACCAAATGAGTGCAAGTCAAATCGTATTGTTTTATGGAACTGCAATCGTTCCACTTTTCATTTACTAATTCTGTCAAGTCTCAATAGAAAAAGCTTGGTTCTTTGGCCAAACATAGCTTAAAATGAGTCTAATCGGCAATTAGTTAAAAGAAAAATTTGTCCACTTTCCACACTAAGCATATTTTTTGTCTGCGATGTGATGTTTGATAAATCACATGATAGAATTTTCTAGTTGTAGTTACGGTGTTGTAAAAaacgggaatcggacttaattgGTGGAGacacggaacaaggattaaccagagattaatcggagatttaatcaattTGGTGAGCTACGGAACATGGATTAATtgcgattaatcaccgacttttagaacttGTAGACAATAACATGTAATTTTGCACCCTAGCAGACAATTTACTACCCGCTTAATGTGTTCCtccctttttatatttttattgtaaatGGCTGGCCATAATGCtgcaaatttttgttttttttaatattcatatagatgttttaaatattaaatattattaatgcaGTCCAACATGAGAATTCTTGTTACTGGAGGGGCAGGGTTCATTGGTTCTCACTTGGTGGATAAGTTGATggaaaatgaaaagaatgagGTTAGAAACCATAGAACTTGTGTAAAATGCATATATCTTCAGAATATCTAATGTTCCAGTGATCCACAAGCAGATATATTTGTCTTAACAGTAGTCTTGCAATTTTTCCTGATACAGGTAATTGTTGTGGACAATTATTTCACTGGCTCAAAGGACAATCTCAGAAAATGGATTGGTCATCCGAGATTTGAGCTTATTCGTCATGGTAATATATCAATTTTCATTCTCCTATTATGTGTTGGCCATCCAGATTTCTATCTGTCTAGAGGAAATGCCTCCAAAATATGGCTGCAATTGCACAGTCATTCTTCACTGTGAAATAGCCAAATATACTGCAAAGGACCAAGTATGGATATGGCTGTAGGCATATATTTTCAATTCTAAATAGTTAAAAAATCAGAGTATTTCAAACCATGATGCTGATGTATATAAGAAAACTAGTTGACATCAGATCAAGCTTTCTCTCAACGTCTGCCGATGTATATAGTGAAATGTATGTTTATGTTTCATTTTTTTGGAAGACTTTTTGTGTTTTGACCTCTGGAGCAGTAAATGTTGAAGATAAACATCTTTGTTGTATATAGATCCCATAAATTGACCAAATTATATGGACTGAACATGATGAAAAGCATATATTGTTATAATAGAACAGGCAGTGCGGAACTTAGAAACTTCTCAAAATCGTTATTATGGATTTCAAAATTCTACATTTGGGGTTATATTCCTcttcattttatttcaaattctcaaaatcaCTGATTCTTGTGCTGTTAGTTGTGATTAAACATTGGTTATCACGTTATAGTCTTCACTCTTCACTAAGGTCTTATGAGGTTCCCTTTCTTCTATTAAGTTCAATGATGGGTATCAGAAGCTTTGCTAAAGATTTACTCGATGCAACTTTACATTATGCAGATGTCACAGAAACGCTGTTGGTTGAGGTTGATCAGATTTACCACCTTGCCTGCCCGGCTTCTCCAGTATTCTATAAGCACAATCCTGTGAAGGTTTTAGTTTAATATTAACCGAAGCTTTTACTGTTTGTACCCTTTTTTGttgttaataaaatataaacaatggTTGCTATGCTCAATGCTTTACAACAGCTGTAACTCTACaaattctttttcttcaaaCAAGAAATTTATGCATACCCCTCGACTCATTTGAACTGTGACTGCATTGAGTTCACACTTGAAAATTGCTTTCTGATAGACAATAAAGACAAATGTGATGGGCACACTGAACATGCTGGGTCTTGCCAAGAGAGTTGGAGCAAGGTTATAAATTTTGTGCTTACACAAACATAGACTGACCTCTATAGAGCTGTATGCATGTATTATTTAGTTTATAACATTGTGTATACTGTACAGAATCTTGCTTACTTCAACATCAGAGGTTTATGGCGACCCTCTTGTGCATCCCCAGCCTGAAAGCTACTGGGGAAATGTTAACCCGATAGGTAACCCTAATAAACTCTTGGGTGGCATACTGATAAAAACAGTTTCTTGCATATGCTCTTTGACAGTACATACTCATGTTAAAGAAAGAACTTGTTATCTGAACACCTATTATTGATtaagttataaaaaaatataagaattttAGGTATTTATCTGAACTTTGCATGTTATTATGGAAAAATGCAGTTCTGTAAGAAGTAGTCCTACTCAGGCGAGAAACATTAAGAAAGGCACTGGGATCAGAGTTGTCCATTAGTAATTAAATTCGTCTTACTGATTATGAAGAAACTAGgaaagttatttaaatgaaatttGCCCCTATTTCTTGTGGCCCCTTCTGTTTCATATCGCCCTCCTTTTGTTACGCCTAGCTTCCCACGGCACTATGCCCAGCAGTCTGATGCATGTGGAACATGAACTTATCCCTTGCTTCGTTTAACCTCCGCACTTTCTTATTCTTGGAAAAATGCATGTATAGAATAGAAATTTACCTTTTTGATACAGAACTACTTGTAAATTAAGAGCACAGCGTCTTAACGAAAATATATCCTGCTTAATTTAGGTGTTCGGAGCTGCTATGACGAAGGGAAGCGTGTGGCTGAGACTTTAATGTTTGATTATCATAGGCAACATGGCATAGGTGATGTTTTTATTTCATAATATCAGGTTTATGCATAATTACTGCACTGAATCTGCTGCAGTCTTATCTTTGTAATCTCTGTCTTACAGAGATACGAATTGCTAGAATCTTTAACACATATGGTCCCCGAATGAATATTGATGATGGGCGTGTGGTCAGTAATTTTATTGCTCAAGCACTCCGGTGAGTCCTGTGTAAAGTTTCACGGCTTTGCAATTGTACATTTGTATTTATGTGTAAGTTGCAAATCTACACTCGTAAGGAAAAAACGATTTGCAGATTTACATTTGTAAGGAATAAAGTGTCCTGTGCAGTTATTAGAAAAAGTATTTGATATAATAGACTGTACCTTAACTGACAAATAACTATGCTCGCCTCCTCACATGCTTCGTCTAAAATGAGTATTTTTTAGATGTTTAGTATAATTAACAGAATCCAACTTATGAGCCAAAAAGAAAATTGTTAACATATTGTACGCAGAGTTTTATTCCATAAAACATGCATGTCGCAAGATTGCTTTTCCAGAACAAAGGTCCCTGTGATTTAGCTAGGGATGGCAAAATGGTCGGATTGGACCGGGTTTTTCAATATCTTGAtccaaatccaatttttttttacaacatCCGGATCCGAAAAAAACCTGAAAATTGAGACCTGGATCCAATCCGAAGAATTTTGGATTGGATCGGGTTTAATAATATCTGTTCAGCTTCACTAATCCTAACCACCCATTCTTGAATGAATATTAAGAGAGAACATAGTTCAGCTTCActaatttgtacaaatatctACAGACTGCTAGCAACAACTAAATTTAGGTGGTTGTAGGAAAATAAAGCTGAATGACTAAATTGTAATAGATATGACATATATTGGATCATCAGTTGGTAAATCCCACGGAGGAGATAGTGAAggttaattcaatttttttttttttactttatttgGATAATTGGTTTAGAATACTATGTAATCATACTGTAATTTCTTTTCTACAATACCAGTGATGAACCATTGACAGTCCAGGCCCCTGGGACACAGACACGGAGTTTCTGTTATGTCTCTGATATGGTATGTTGTTTTAAACTATTTCATTTAAATAAGTGCTTTTGGTTCTCTGTATTCTCCTCCTCTGCGGTCGTGCCAAACATTAATGTCTGTGTGTGTTCAAGGTTGATGGCCTCATGCGGCTCATGGAAGGGAAACACACTGGGCCTATCAACATCGGAAACCCAGGTATTCATAATGTTATACAGCTGGGGACTAAAGATTGTCATGACAGAGCATCTTTTGATATCTGAATTACTTTTATACATATAGGCGAATTCACAATGCTTGAACTTGCTGAGACAGTGAAAGAGGTCAGTGCATCGCCAACATCTCTTTTATCCCTGATTCTCATCTACTAAAGTTTACCAACTATTTTGGGTGAACATGTCAATATGTCTGAGAAATAGCAAATCACCTCCTCAAATTTTAGGacgctttttttttttccttactAAATGATATACTTGAAAGCAATTTATAGCCATAATCATAGCTTTTCGTCTTTTGGAGCATGTCAACATAGGCTCTGAAAGCGAGCTTGTTTTTTATCCAATATTTTGACACTTGTTAGGATAAATTCAGTGCTGAGAGCGTAAGTATCCAATTCTGTTGCATAATAATAGTAAATGTTGCCGACATCTAATACAATTTATACTGGCAGATTGTAAATCCCAAGGTGGAAATAAAAATGGTGGAAAACACTCCGGATGATCCGCGGCAGAGGAAACCAATTATATCACAGGCGAATGAATCCCTGGGATGGGAGCCAAAAGTTAAGCTACGAGATGGACTTCCCCATATGGTGGAGGATTTTCGTCAGAGGCTTGGACTTCCTAAGAACTGAAACAATACTGATGGCACTAGTTGCCAACCATTTACTTTTTATAAGTGAGGATTCTTTGAGAGGCTTCATTACTGTTTTGATATCTACCAGATCTCCTTGTTTTGTACTTTGTTGGTTCTGAAAATAAAAGTTTGTTCCATTTCCTGTGGTTCTTAGAACTTCCAACTTAAATGTGTTATGAATTTTGTATCTGATATTCATTTCATTTTTGCTCGGACTTAATAGTTAGAAATTGAGCACGGTTGGTTAAGATTTTATCATCTATCGTCCTAGATTCTGGGTTCGACCCTCGACCCTCGCACATCTATCGTCCCAGATTCTGGGTTCGACCCTCGCTCATCTATCGTCCCAGGTTCCCCCTCGCAGATTCTGGGATCGATTCTGGGTTCGACCCTCGCTCATCTATCGTCCCAGGTTCCCCCTCGCAGATTCTGGGATCGACCCTCGATCACCACTAAAATAGATAGAAACTTATTTGATAGATAACTTTTACACCGCAAACTAAATCCTTCAAAGGCCTAAAGGGAGGTAAAGACAAAGACAAATAAACTAACCCGTCACGGTTTATTGAAACATGACATAGTAAACAAGCATATTATAGAGCTAATGAAAATCAAGCAACCACTTGACTTGGAGTTTCCATTTGACTGtacaaaaacataaataaatccCGACTAAATTCCTCCAACAAAACTGCATGCACCTCTTGCACAGCTAAGAACCAGCACATTGCATCCACAGCCTAGAGCAAATGCATACGCTCTACGTAAGACTGTAGTAACCATCTATTAAGTGTCTCACCACATCCTACAAAACATCCAGAGTTGCCATTCTCGGTATAGAAAGGAAACTGGAACATGTTTAGCAACTCCTGCACTGACTGCCTCACCAAAGAAGATCCGGTGACCCTGCTCCTCCGGCCCCACCCTGTCACTATATCAATGCGGCCTGGGCAGATTCCAGACACAAGCATCTGCCTCCGGAACCATGCAAGTGTTCTTGATAGTGCAGTCACAGCAGTACCATCAGACATGACATGTAGGTTTATCAGCCAATAAGATGAGCTTTTCTCTCTTACAGCATCTGGATAGACATTCTTATGCGCAGCCACCTCCCAAACAGATCCGGCCTCTTCCTTCAGCCCTGACTTGTGCAGAAAATCAACCACTGCATCAACAAGTCCCCTCTTACTCTCCCTGTCCTCACTGTGCATCAACTCCAAGAAGCTGCTCATGTGATCCTTCACATTCTGCCCATCGGGCCCAGCTGCTGGCATAGACATAAGGAATGTATGAGCAGGGTGGCCCGTGACAGCCATTAGCTTACCACAAAATGTCATGTCAAAAGCTGTTTGCGCTTCAGTACAACAGCTAATGAGCAATGTGTACGTCTGCAAAGAAGGATTAAGACCTAAGTTGAGCATGCTCTGCAGTAAGTTATGCGCATCCGAGAGCCGGTGCACCCTAAGGAAAGCACTGAGCAGAGAATTGCATGTTGGCACATTAGGACGCAAACCCGCATTAAGCATGGCACAATACCATTCCCAGGCCTTTCCAGCATTTCCAACTTTACCCCACAGATCTACTAAAAGGCCGTACACAGGTTCATCAGGAACCCAGTTCTTCCTTTTCATCTCAGCAAAAACTGCTTCTGCTTCTTCAAGATAGCCACAATGACCATATACCTCCATAATTATGCTATAAGTTACTTTGTCTGGCTCAAATCCAGCATTCTGCATGTCACGGTATAGCTGTAATGAAGTTTGATAATTCCTTGCCTTGGCATGCAACGCAATCATAATATTGAAAGTCACCAAGTTAGGCACACACCCTTGACTAACCATCTCACAAAAAAGCTTGTCCGCAGCAGTCAAATGGCCAgctttgccaagacaattaatGATAACACTGTACGTGAAGGTGTCAGGACTAAGTCCAGCCTCTTGCATTCTCTGATACATGTCCATTGCAACATCAAGGTACCCAGATTTTGCATGGATGTCGATCAATGTACAGTAGGTTACACGGTCAGGGTTACATCCTGCTTCTTGCATCCTATTGAAAACATTGAAAGCTTCATTTAAATAGTTTGCACGGCCATAACTATGAATGAGACGGTTATATGTCACAACATTTGGTTTTAATCCATCCCTAACCATCTGGTCGAGCAATTTGTTTATAGCCCCGAACTGTCTGGCACGGCCTAAAATGCCTACCATGGTGGTATAAGTATGCTCGTCATGCTTAAATCCCGGTCTTCTTTTCAACCAATAGAAAAAGCCAAGAGCTGATGAATAATCTTGCATCTTTTTAAGAACTTGGTTAGCTTGATATGGATCCATCGAGCAGTTTAATTTGCCTAAAGCCACCTCAGTTGCAGGAGTCCAGTTTAGCTGTCGCAATATTTGAGAAACACTTTCCACCACATTCCCAGACCTTGTGAACTGCCTAGCAATCGAAGAAACAGCTGATGATTGTTTGGCCAACTTTGGGCGCCTATTAAGTTCTTCACTGACATCTCCCACAAACTTTCCTTCTGCAGGCATTACATTTGAAACAAACCGACTAGAATTGGCTTTCATTTGCTGAGGCATAGTCCGCCTCTTCTCATGAAAGTTTGATTGCCTTTCACTCTCTGCCGGATGTGTTGTCTTCTTTGCAAAACTATTGTTGACACTGCTCACTGAACCGACATTTTGAGCACTACCTTTTCCTTCATGAACTTTGCTCTTGGAATTTGCTCCTGGTTCTGTCCCAGAAGAAGACTTACCCTCAATCTTTTCTCTGCCCAATGCTTTGACATTTGAGGCTTTGATAGTGGAAAGGGGCCTTACTCGTTCAACAACATTATTCTGTTGCGAGCTAAGAATTCCACTGCCATCTGATGTAGGAATTTTATAGCTCACAATATCAGACAGGAAACTGACTGCAGCAATACCCGCCTTGACAAACTGATCGGACATAGGTGGTGAAGGATGCATTGTATCATTTTGAACACAATCAGCGCCACTAGCATAAGTGACTGTACCTATTCTTCCCAAATTGCTGGGAGTCGATATGACTTGTGGAGAAGAAGCAGGAGAGCTTACACCATCGCCTGAGATGAGAGAACTCACTTTTATCGAACTTTTTGATGATAAGGCGGATGGTGCTTGTGGATCTCGAACTGCAGTTTTTGTATTCTGCTTTCTTGAAATGCAAGTTTCATCTTCTGCACATGTACATGAATTTCCATCACCTGCATTACATCGTGATCCATTGAGGAAAAACCTAGCTGACTGGGAGAGAGTACCCAACTGCTTAGTGCGCAACATATCTGTACATTAAAAAAAGCACACTTCAAATTTCCACAAGGCACCCCCACAAATTTCAAAAGTTGTTTAAAAGCAAGTCACATCATGATGCATCTCTAATTCTCTATGGATTTAACAAAACTCTGGAGTATTGTACACCTGTGACCTGTGATACTACCTCTAATCTCGATAATACTTGATTACATGGATAAAAATAACAAAGTAGATGGATATAAACAAGTCAGTCACCCGGACTAACTCTAAAAAGTCAGCACGTAGTCTTCTgacatacatataaattacaTCTGAAGGAATAACAAAGTATATAGGTAAAGATATGttcaattacaaaaaaattgaaaaaaatatagtcatACCCTCTGGATAAGAACATTCAGACTACGCATTAACTGCTGCTTATAGCAAAACGatgaaacaaaaactaacaTTCACACAACGCATCATCACCACGTAGTCATACCAACTGGATAAGAACACCATCCCTGCAATAAAAGCACCAAAGCTTGCACCTTTCGAACCAAGACAACACGGTAAAATTTCAAGTGAGTTTCAGCATCCACAACTCAGGAAAACaacatcatttttctttttcacacATTTAAAACACAACACGTCACTCTGTACACAAACCCACAAATAAGAACATCATTCCCCCAATAAGACAACCAAAGCTTACAGCAAAGACAATGAATATCTCAGTAATTCCTAGCTTGCAAAACCCAAAATAAATACATCACATTCATATACAAATATCACAAAAACCATAACACCAGCACCCCCTTGAACAATCAAAAAAGTCCCAGAGTCAAAAATCatcatatatatcataaaaatgtAACCTTTACGGATTTAACCAAGCAGTCTGAGTAAAGCTCAAAACTTTACcacaaaacaagaaaataaaacaaatgcCCACTTCATAAATGATCAAAACAAGCCCAATAAACACACAAAGAACAACCCATTCAGCAAAATAGAGCTACTTGATCAGCTGAAAAGAAAAATCAAAGAAAGCTTAAAAGAATGAAAATCTTACCAGAAATGCTAAAAGGGTATGAAGCCTTGCAAGAAATTAACAGAGAGAGAAAATCAAAAATAGGGTTAAGAAGAGAGGCGGCTCTTCTCTCTCTGGTGTTAACAAAACATG
This region includes:
- the LOC108209707 gene encoding pentatricopeptide repeat-containing protein At1g74750, whose amino-acid sequence is MLRTKQLGTLSQSARFFLNGSRCNAGDGNSCTCAEDETCISRKQNTKTAVRDPQAPSALSSKSSIKVSSLISGDGVSSPASSPQVISTPSNLGRIGTVTYASGADCVQNDTMHPSPPMSDQFVKAGIAAVSFLSDIVSYKIPTSDGSGILSSQQNNVVERVRPLSTIKASNVKALGREKIEGKSSSGTEPGANSKSKVHEGKGSAQNVGSVSSVNNSFAKKTTHPAESERQSNFHEKRRTMPQQMKANSSRFVSNVMPAEGKFVGDVSEELNRRPKLAKQSSAVSSIARQFTRSGNVVESVSQILRQLNWTPATEVALGKLNCSMDPYQANQVLKKMQDYSSALGFFYWLKRRPGFKHDEHTYTTMVGILGRARQFGAINKLLDQMVRDGLKPNVVTYNRLIHSYGRANYLNEAFNVFNRMQEAGCNPDRVTYCTLIDIHAKSGYLDVAMDMYQRMQEAGLSPDTFTYSVIINCLGKAGHLTAADKLFCEMVSQGCVPNLVTFNIMIALHAKARNYQTSLQLYRDMQNAGFEPDKVTYSIIMEVYGHCGYLEEAEAVFAEMKRKNWVPDEPVYGLLVDLWGKVGNAGKAWEWYCAMLNAGLRPNVPTCNSLLSAFLRVHRLSDAHNLLQSMLNLGLNPSLQTYTLLISCCTEAQTAFDMTFCGKLMAVTGHPAHTFLMSMPAAGPDGQNVKDHMSSFLELMHSEDRESKRGLVDAVVDFLHKSGLKEEAGSVWEVAAHKNVYPDAVREKSSSYWLINLHVMSDGTAVTALSRTLAWFRRQMLVSGICPGRIDIVTGWGRRSRVTGSSLVRQSVQELLNMFQFPFYTENGNSGCFVGCGETLNRWLLQSYVERMHLL
- the LOC108206221 gene encoding UDP-glucuronic acid decarboxylase 6, with product MPSNNASNGSPHTTKPAPTPSPLRASKFFQSNMRILVTGGAGFIGSHLVDKLMENEKNEVIVVDNYFTGSKDNLRKWIGHPRFELIRHDVTETLLVEVDQIYHLACPASPVFYKHNPVKTIKTNVMGTLNMLGLAKRVGARILLTSTSEVYGDPLVHPQPESYWGNVNPIGVRSCYDEGKRVAETLMFDYHRQHGIEIRIARIFNTYGPRMNIDDGRVVSNFIAQALRDEPLTVQAPGTQTRSFCYVSDMVDGLMRLMEGKHTGPINIGNPGEFTMLELAETVKEIVNPKVEIKMVENTPDDPRQRKPIISQANESLGWEPKVKLRDGLPHMVEDFRQRLGLPKN